One window of the Triticum dicoccoides isolate Atlit2015 ecotype Zavitan chromosome 3B, WEW_v2.0, whole genome shotgun sequence genome contains the following:
- the LOC119278719 gene encoding disease resistance protein RPS2-like has translation MEAHTPAPTSPTKLLPQTIGLITSPLAAFLLLVINKIWDPIFDLCGFLFDPSRHMDDYEHAVQRVVAMKSDFILSDPSSSSQQADKWLKRVDLLHTEKERIRECYNKGGFFKRWYYARQALKETKKADDIGGQFKEILVELKPRPRPVSGWLSDDPLLIMKPYAEKIIAFIKNTDADSKLLGIWGMPGVGKSMLLRQISMSRSQYAGDDSSFQVLYIDAGLDCTISKIQKSLLGLMGLASTPDITEGAQAFTIANYLCGKSFLLLIDGVREPFSLARIGIPDEEVAPDSAVAPDSAVAPDSAVAPHVRRKVIFTAHTHFICASMGSDSIIQMMCPSENDALKIFSRAVGTEVLEDARVSALASVIIKECGRLPEALWSVGLSMSIKEDPEEWELALKLLRQAKLHLVTHKKDDLLDRLRCSYDDLEDNIKECLLLICSLWSDDTNISIDSIILWWRGMGLLDDFNAHREGFAYIKMLQQHCLLEKGQNTLTTSEDTHVRMNPMIRKAIIKTLNGREANWYPDSSWRTSLTEKTWPAAQRVWASPKDLEMLKKKSYLDPRNEKLLQSNLQVLVSRFAIKFDHCRFDELVFLDLEGANIPNLPQRVFSMKNLEYLNVASTGISSVPVNLRDLSRLKYLTLRRNPSLENIPTGVIVRMKELKLLDLFDTGCFLSTALINEVKEAEIDNFLAGFTVGNENVLSELRELPQVYPLYMCLSGFQVKKVDLLHMLADFDRLYELQIKSSNKVRSIVYTDLVVQNTPKIFACLRKFEINNLQNLETVDLQPEGLSIKSVTVCGCSKLTDLTWIISLVNLEELIVKDCCSIRTLVSSRETQEVGLPKLKKVELHDLPEFRTLSEASLSLESITHYCVFQCCKLSGLPKLDPEERVLLDCDEDFWNIILQAGMATQYPQRARH, from the exons ATGGAAGCACACACTCCTGCACCAACCTCACC GACAAAGCTGCTGCCGCAAACTATTGGGCTTATCACTAGCCCGCTTGCGGCATTTCTTTTGCTGGTCATTAACAAAATTTGGGACCCTATATTTGATTTATGTGGTTTCTTGTTTGACCCAAGCCGTCATATGGATGACTATGAGCACGCCGTGCAAAGGGTGGTGGCGATGAAGTCAGATTTCATTCTTAGCGACCCATCCTCATCTTCTCAGCAGGCAGACAAATGGCTGAAACGTGTGGACTTATTACATACGGAAAAGGAAAGGATACGTGAGTGTTATAACAAAGGTGGATTTTTTAAAAGGTGGTACTATGCCAGACAAGCACTCAAAGAGACTAAAAAGGCAGATGACATTGGAGGTCAATTTAAAGAGATACTTGTTGAGTTGAAACCAAGGCCGCGCCCTGTCTCTGGATGGTTATCGGACGACCCGTTGCTGATCATGAAGCCGTATGCAGAAAAGATAATTGCCTTCATCAAAAATACAGATGCAGATTCTAAACTGTTGGGAATATGGGGAATGCCCGGTGTTGGAAAATCCATGCTCTTAAGACAGATTTCCATGAGCCGCTCGCAGTATGCAGGTGATGATAGCTCTTTTCAGGTTCTATACATTGATGCTGGTTTGGACTGCACTATATCTAAAATTCAAAAATCACTTTTGGGCCTCATGGGATTGGCTTCAACGCCAGATATCACTGAGGGAGCACAAGCATTTACTATCGCTAACTACTTATGTGGAAAGAGTTTCTTGCTTCTGATAGATGGTGTTCGAGAGCCTTTCAGTCTTGCAAGAATTGGCATCCCTGATGAAGAAGTGGCCCCTGATTCAGCAGTGGCCCCTGATTCAGCAGTGGCCCCTGATTCAGCAGTGGCCCCTCATGTGCGCCGCAaagttatcttcacagcacacacgCATTTTATATGTGCTTCAATGGGCAGTGACAGTATCATCCAGATGATGTGTCCAAGCGAGAATGatgctctgaagattttcagtcgtgCGGTGGGTACCGAGGTTTTGGAGGATGCAAGGGTCTCCGCGCTTGCTTCTGTGATAATAAAAGAGTGTGGCCGGCTGCCGGAGGCATTATGGAGTGTTGGACTATCAATGTCCATCAAAGAGGATCCTGAAGAGTGGGAGCTAGCTCTAAAGCTGCTGAGACAGGCAAAATTACATCTGGTTACTCATAAAAAAGATGACTTGTTAGACAGGCTACGGTGCAGTTACGACGACCTGGAAGATAACATCAAAGAGTGTCTCCTCCTCATTTGTTCCTTGTGGAGTGATGATACGAACATATCCATTGATAGCATCATCTTATGGTGGAGAGGCATGGGTTTGCTGGATGACTTCAATGCTCATAGAGAAGGTTTTGCCTACATAAAGATGTTGCAGCAACATTGCTTGTTGGAAAAAGGGCAGAACACTCTAACTACAAGTGAAGATACTCATGTGAGAATGAATCCGATGATTCGTAAGGCAATCATAAAGACTTTGAATGGGAGGGAAGCAAACTGGTATCCAGATTCGTCTTGGAGAACATCATTAACCGAGAAAACGTGGCCTGCAGCTCAGCGCGTTTGGGCCTCACCAAAAGACCTCGAGATGTTAAAGAAAAAATCTTACCTGGATCCGAGGAACGAGAAGCTGCTTCAGTCTAACTTGCAGGTGTTGGTTAGTCGATTTGCTATAAAATTCGATCATTGCAGATTTGATGAACTTGTATTTCTCGACCTTGAGGGGGCTAACATTCCCAATTTACCTCAACGGGTATTCTCGATGAAAAATCTGGAATACCTCAATGTGGCATCTACTGGAATAAGCTCAGTGCCTGTGAATTTGAGAGATCTTTCAAGACTAAAGTATTTGACTCTACGAAGGAATCCTAGTCTTGAAAATATACCGACAGGGGTGATTGTCAGAATGAAAGAACTGAAATTGTTAGACCTGTTTGACACGGGGTGCTTTCTTAGCACAGCACTAATAAATGAGGTGAAAGAGGCAGAAATTGACAACTTTCTCGCTGGATTTACAGTGGGAAATGAAAATGTACTGAGTGAACTGAGAGAACTCCCCCAGGTCTACCCACTATACATGTGTTTGTCTGGATTTCAAGTGAAAAAGGTCGACCTCCTTCATATGCTTGCGGACTTTGATAGACTGTATGAACTGCAGATCAAGAGCTCTAACAAGGTGCGAAGCATAGTCTACACCGATCTTGTGGTTCAAAACACGCCAAAGATTTTCGCATGCCTTCGGAAATTTGAAATAAACAACCTGCAAAACCTTGAAACAGTTGACTTGCAACCCGAAGGGCTTAGCATCAAGTCGGTGACAGTTTGTGGCTGTAGCAAATTAACAGACCTAACGTGGATTATAAGCCTGGTAAATTTAGAAGAGCTTATTGTCAAGGATTGCTGTAGCATAAGGACATTAGTTTCTTCTAGAGAGACACAAGAAGTGGGTCTTCCAAAATTGAAAAAGGTTGAGTTGCATGATCTGCCTGAATTCCGTACCTTGTCAGAGGCATCGCTAAGCCTTGAAAGCATAACACACTATTGTGTTTTTCAATGCTGCAAACTATCCGGTTTGCCTAAGCTGGACCCTGAGGAGAGAGTGTTATTAGACTGCGATGAAGACTTTTGGAATATAATATTGCAAGCTGGTATGGCGACGCAGTACCCCCAAAGAGCACGGCATTAG